One segment of Solanum stenotomum isolate F172 unplaced genomic scaffold, ASM1918654v1 scaffold29626, whole genome shotgun sequence DNA contains the following:
- the LOC125851762 gene encoding uncharacterized protein LOC125851762, translated as MDSGDKSWMGLRRSTNEYISGVNNFLDTTFERASKGDEILCPFKKCANCKWNHRNVVEDHLVVYGFVQGYTKWIFHGESFSSRNHPDHNNKEGSNMRDNIDGLLHDTFRDVAGDLRLEGVREGLSEDAKKFFKLLEEGKQELYHGCENFSKLNFTIRLFLFKCIHGLSNVAFGDLLDLLREAFPFSHIPESFHKEKNVIKDLGVDYEKIHACPNDCMLFWKENEKENNCSVCGSSRWKTVNDPLTNESSKIPTKVLRYLPLKPRLQRIFMCPETTANMKWHDTERPKDGNIWHAADGEAWKKFDSLHEDFARDPRNVRLGLSSDGFNPFRTMTLLWTISDFPAYAMLSGWSTKGRKACPTCNHGTCSQYLKHSRKMCYMGHRALLPPDHPFRRDKKSFDGKEDHRSAPTPLSGTEVLEELREFNNVFGKGQKRKHRDSEGPWKKRSIFFELPYWEHNKLRHNLDVMHIEKNICDSLLGTLLDVTGKSKDHVNSRYDLQEIGIRKELQPVQDDNGRVHLDKACCVSNISRCVEVDEMKILGYKSHDAHFIMHYLLQIAVRKVLPKKVSMALIRLGNFFKVISSKVIRRADLDTMQSEIYEIICDLEKIFPPSFFDIMVHLPIHLVNEIKLGGPIHLRWMYSTERNLCFFKGHVRNRFHLEASILEGFVALESVNLCSRYLHAGVKTKFSRYQLEDEQGTETEGGNLSPIFPKFGHPIGREKKSKGNNFHMDLQLCVDIHRYVLFNTGDEKMETFIMEHKIVIDNHSRSNAWIRAQNHSQEFGNWFKEKVKSVEVPEHLRQLTKGPNTAAKRYTTYFINGYRFHTMKRDSQGKTQNYEVTLSATTDSFASARDQNPIDGEVVYYGVIQDIIEIDYWGCFSVVLFKCDWFRNEVDEYGLTRVYFNKLCSTEDPFVLASQVHQVFYVEDPIEKDVYYARTKVHVDLFDLEEENCPNIGETFFGEPDNDIGPSNGIPDADVDLRWSREDVPGDVIDMPTHDQHSEYMEEDMDTSEEDEDFDDVDWDWMVADD; from the exons ATGGATAGTGGAGATAAAAGTTGGATGGGTCTCCGGAGATCCACCAATGAGTATATCAGTGGTGTGAATAACTTTCTTGATACAACTTTTGAACGAGCTTCCAAAGGAGATGAAATATTGTGTCCTTTCAAAAAGTGTGCTAATTGTAAGTGGAATCATCGAAATGTGGTAGAGGATCACTTGGTTGTTTATGGGTTTGTGCAAGGGTACACCAAATGGATTTTTCATGGGGAAAGTTTTTCCTCGAGAAATCATCCAGATCATAATAATAAGGAAGGTTCCAACATGCGTGACAATATTGACGGCCTACTTCATGATACTTTTAGAGATGTTGCAGGGGACTTGAGGCTTGAGGGAGTGAGAGAGGGGCTATCCGAAGATgcaaagaaattttttaaattgctGGAGGAAGGTAAACAAGAGTTATATCATGGGTGTGAGAATTTCTCTAAACTGAATTTCACCATTCGATTATTCTTGTTCAAATGCATTCATGGTTTGAGTAATGTGGCCTTTGGAGACTTGCTAGACCTGTTAAGAGAGGCATTTCCATTTTCTCATATACCTGAGTCGTTccacaaagaaaaaaatgtgattAAAGATTTGGGTGTTgattatgaaaaaatacatgCATGTCCTAATGATTGCATGTTATTTTGGAAGGAAAATGAGAAGGAAAATAATTGCTCTGTTTGTGGCTCATCTAGATGGAAGACTGTTAATGATCCCTTGACTAATGAAAGCTCCAAAATTCCTACAAAAGTTTTAAGGTACCTTCCCTTAAAACCTAGGCTTCAGAGAATATTCATGTGTCCTGAAACAACTGCAAATATGAAATGGCATGATACTGAACGACCCAAAGATGGCAACATATGGCATGCGGCTGACGGGGAAGCTTGGAAAAAATTTGATTCCTTGCACGAAGATTTTGCTAGAGATCCTCGTAATGTTAGATTGGGTCTTTCAAGTGATGGTTTCAACCCATTTCGAACCATGA CCTTATTGTGGACAATTAGTGATTTTCCAGCCTATGCAATGCTTTCTGGTTGGAGCACAAAAGGAAGAAAGGCATGCCCAACTTGTAATCATGGGACATGCTCTCAATATCTCAAGCATAGTCGTAAGATGTGTTACATGGGTCATCGGGCATTATTACCTCCTGATCATCCATTTCGAAGAGATAAGAAATCATTTGATGGTAAAGAAGATCACAGATCTGCACCTACTCCCTTATCAGGCACAGAAGTATTAGAAGAGTTGCGTGAATTCAATAATGTTTTCGGAAAGGGCCAAAAAAGGAAGCATCGTGATAGTGAGGGTCCATGGAAAAAAAGATCCATCTTTTTTGAATTGCCATACTGGGAACATAACAAATTGAGGCACAATcttgatgtgatgcacattgaaaaaaatatttgtgacAGTTTGCTCGGGACTTTGTTGGATGTAACTGGAAAGTCAAAAGACCATGTAAATTCTCGATATGACTTGCAAGAAATAGGGATAAGAAAGGAGCTTCAACCAGTACAAGATGATAATGGAAGAGTTCATTTGGATAAAGCCT GTTGTGTTTCAAATATATCAAGATGTGTGGAAGTGGATGAGATGAAAATATTAGGTTACAAGAGCCATGATGCTCATTTCATAATGCATTACTTGCTCCAAATTGCTGTTAGAAAAGTGTTACCCAAAAAAGTTTCTATGGCTTTGATTCGGTTGGGGAACTTCTTTAAAGTCATAAGTAGCAAGGTGATAAGGCGAGCAGATCTTGATACAATGCAGTCTGAGATCTATGAGATTATATGTGACCTTGAAAAGATTTTCCCTCCATCTTTTTTTGATATAATGGTACATTTGCCCATCCATTTAGTAAATGAAATTAAGCTTGGGGGTCCGATACATCTTCGTTGGATGTATTCCACTGAAAGGAACCTATGTTTCTTCAAGGGGCATGTTCGTAATCGATTTCATCTAGAAGCATCAATACTAGAGGGATTCGTGGCACTAGAGAGCGTGAATTTATGTTCTAGATACCTACATGCTGGGGTGAAAACAAAATTTAGTCGATACCAATTAGAGGATGAGCAGGGAACTGAAACAGAGGGAGGTAATTTGTCACCTATATTCCCTAAATTTGGCCATCCGATTGGAAGGGAGAAAAAAAGCAAAGGCAACAATTTTCACATGGATCTCCAGTTATGTGTTGATATACATCGATATGTATTGTTTAATACCGGAGATGAAAAAATGGAGACCTTTATCAT GGAACATAAGATTGTAATTGACAATCATAGTAGATCAAATGCATGGATTAGAGCACAAAATCATAGTCAGGAATTTGGCAACTGGTTTAAGGAGAAAGTGAAATCTGTTGAAGTGCCTGAACATTTACGACAACTCACTAAAGGGCCTAATACTGCGGCAAAAAGATATACAACATATTTCATCAATGGATATCGATTTCATACAATGAAACGAGATAGTCAAGGTAAGACCCAGAACTATGAAGTGACTTTATCAGCAACGACTGATAGTTTTGCTAGTGCTAGAGACCAAAACCCCATTGATGGAGAAGTTGTCTATTATGGAGTTATTCAAGATATCATAGAGATTGATTATTGGGGTTGCTTTAGTGttgtgttgtttaaatgtgattggTTTCGTAATGAAGTAGATGAATATGGATTAACTCGAGTATACTTCAACAAGTTATGCAGTACTGAAGATCCATTTGTACTGGCATCTCAAGTGCATCAAGTTTTCTATGTAGAGGATCCAATTGAGAAAGATGTTTATTATGCAAGGACCAAAGTTcatgttgatttatttgatttagaAGAAGAGAATTGCCCTAATATTGGAGAAACATTTTTTGGGGAGCCAGACAATGACATTGGACCATCAAATGGAATACCTGATGCTGATGTTGATCTCAGATGGTCAAGAGAAGATGTACCTGGTGATGTCATTGATATGCCAACTCATGATCAACATTCAGAATATATGGAAGAAGATATGGACACATCAGAAGAAGATGAGGACTTTGATGATGTCGATTGGGATTGGATGGTGGCTGATGATTGA
- the LOC125851760 gene encoding uncharacterized protein LOC125851760, producing the protein MKQRESSRIRNKETRATVPAGTLTSLANQKKLLLARRRKDLLIEKRQRLTDVIEEQDVLESHNPEAGVRIQADSTNNVVQPVEEQLQLNSTALKVNEQCEEQDSSTKKRLRGQTKMLAVHERHDRKLIVLNKAGQPVGSSTDVVIELSSFLGTLARNATLCPLDIENWKLLDTKQDLIGNRWTLKTIQEAWRRRKFDLKTHHFDAYANDQIRMEKKPDDVPTSQFKELLKYWNSEKFQKMSKANSENRKKLKNPHTVGKKSFALLRNDLEKERETNDTPSPKEFFVVTRKRKPNRSYKDTDEDTASKIAEMENIEMQQNEDGNETIDAFASVMGSEHPGRLRLYGRGVTKTTLKGKVGNFEASSNATNDLVKKMEDRMLRMEEKIEEQKEQFDQQKTTMRQEIVEDVITKLQRSGLPIDVNVLATLLDVSSTRETNIRPIHRSTTSSNNQGQNHPPSSSFSSTTAFAVFCLNLMSSILWWVELENCASSHGANSSKCLLAAKLSTSVYTVIAIFFKLFLIGLAPPHEQLELLYVSTIT; encoded by the exons ATGAAACAGCGAGAGTCTTCAAGAATAAGGAATAAAGAAACAAGAGCAACTGTTCCAGCTGGAACACTCACATCTTTGGCGAATCAAAAGAAGTTGTTGCTAGCTAGAAGAAGAAAGGATCTACTGATCGAAAAGCGACAGCGTCTAACAGATGTAATAGAAGAACAAGATGTGCTAGAATCACACAATCCAGAGGCAGGAGTTCGTATACAAGCTGACTCAACTAACAATGTAGTGCAACCCGTAGAAGAACAACTTCAATTGAATTCTACTGCTCTTAAAGTAAATGAACAATGTGAAGAACAAG ACTCTTCCACTAAAAAAAGACTAAGAGGTCAAACAAAGATGTTAGCTGTACATGAAAGGCATGATCGTAAACTGATTGTACTGAATAAAGCTGGTCAGCCAGTTGGTTCTAGTACTGATGTCGTGATAGAGTTGAGCAGCTTCCTCGGTACACTTGCTAGGAATGCGACCCTTTGTCCTCTTGATATAGAAAATTGGAAGTTGCTTGACACAAAACAGGATTT AATCGGAAATAGATGGACTTTAAAAACAATTCAAGAAGCTTGGAGAAGGCGTAAGTTTGATTTGAAAACACACCACTTTGATGCCTACGCTAATGATCAAATTCGGATGGAAAAAAAGCCTGATGATGTTCCAACATCTCAATTTAAGGAACTTCTTAAATATTGGAACTCAGAAAAATTTCAG AAAATGTCAAAAGCCAACAGTGAGAATCGGAAAAAGTTGAAGAATCCACATACTGTTGGCAAGAAAAGCTTTGCTTTACTTCGCAATGATTTG GAAAAAGAGAGGGAAACTAATGATACTCCATCACCTAAGGAATTTTTTGTGgttacaagaaaaagaaagccCAATCGATCATACAAGGATACAGATGAAGATACAGCTAGTAAAATT GCTGAGATGGAGAATATTGAAATGCAACAAAATGAAGATGGTAATGAGACAATTGATGCATTTGCTTCTGTCATGGGATCAGAACATCCAGGACGTTTGAGATTATATGGAAGAGGGGTTACAAAAACTACTTTGAAAGGGAAAGTGGGAAATTTTGAAGCCTCATCAAATGCAACAAATGACCTTGTGAAAAAGATGGAAGACAGAATGCTGAGAATGGAGGAAAAAATTGAGGAACAGAAGGAACAATTTGACCAACAAAAGACCACGATGAGACAAGAAATTGTAGAAGATGTCATAACAAAACTTCAACGTTCAGGCCTACCAATTGATGTTAATGTTTTGGCAACATTACTTGATGTTTCGTCAACACGAGAAACAAATATTCGGCCAATCCATCGTTCAACTACCAGTAGCAACAATCAAGGTCAGAATcatcctccttcttcttcattttcttctacTACTGCTTTTGCAGTTTTCTGTTTG AATTTAATGTCTTCCATCCTTTGGTGGGTAGAGCTTGAAAACTGTG CTTCTTCACATGGTGCTAATTCTTCTAAGTGTTTACTGGCTGCTAAACTGTCTACATCCGTGTACACTGTTATAGCTATATTTTTCAAGTTGTTTCTGATAGGTTTGGCTCCTCCTCATGAACAGTTAGAGCTTCTCTATGTTAGTACTATCACTTAG